The sequence ATTGCTTGTGGCCATCCATTTGGAGAAATTTTTCCTTCCCTTTTACTACTAACACTAACCGTTGTTTCCTGGTATTTGCGCCCGACCAATCGCCGAACATAAGATTAGATTTATATCAGAAAACTTTTTCAACCGATTTTTCTTTGGTTCCATTCTGCTAATCATCGGGATTGGACCAAAGAACAAAGTTTTTTATTTTTTTGTATTTTTATCCCCGCCACTAAATAACATTTTGATTTTGTTTCAGTTCTTTGTACCAATGGTGGCATCCATAAAAAGCAATGAGTAAAAACACAATGTATTCCAGAGTCACAAAGGGAATTTCCTTTAAGGAATAAATGGCGATACAAACCACATCAACAAACACCCATAAAAACCAAGACTCCAACTTTCTTTTAGCAAGTAAAAAGTTAGCAACGATACTTCCCACAGTGGTAAACGCATCCCAATACAAAAACTCAGGTGGTTTTACAAAAATACTGGGCAACCAGAATGGCAGCCGGCTTGTGATTTTCCCCAAGATATAAGTCCCCAAAAGAATCACAAAAACAAGAACCAAGTTTTTTGATGTGCCTAAAGATCGGATTTTTACATAAGCACCAGTTCTTTTACGCCAAACAATCCAACCATAAACACTCGATCCAAAAAAATAGATTTGTAATAACATATCCGAATACAATTGGATTTGGAAGAATAAAAAGAAAAAACAAATAGAAGTTAAAATCCCAAAAGGCCAAGTAAGGATATGATTTTTAGATGCTAAGTATACACAAAGAAGGCCGGTGGTTGTACCAAGAAGTTCTAAGAAACTAATCGGGTTACCGAATAAAGAGACAATGGGATACTCAATTGAAAAGTAGAAAGAAAGATTCTCCATTTACAAAGAAAAGTTTTAATAACCATTTTCTTCAAATCCAAATAATCGGATTTGGCTCAGATTTCCTCCACTTTTGGGAATATCACCACAATGATAAGGGCCAATGGAATATGCCTTTCTTAAAATTCCATGACCTTGGTAGGCTCCTAGATTTGGAGTGAATAGACAATCCTCGTTCGATTCACAAAGTCCGTTTTCATTTCCTTTTGCATCACCAATGATTTCACGTGCATTCCGAAGATGATATATTCCGCATTCATTGGATCCAAGATATTTTGAACCCCTTACTAAATTCTGACAATCCGTCTCTGAATTCGCGATTCCCCCAACAATATGTAATAGCGGGCGAGAACTGTCTGGACAAACATTTATATTCCGAAAATAAGTATCAGTTCTTTTTAAGGACCAATCAAAAATTCGACAATTGATTGAACAAATTCCCCTTATGCCATCTGTAAAAACTCCTGATGCATCATAATTAGTAAATGAACGATATATGTTTTGAAATTTTACGTAACTACTACTTCGTAAATTAGCAGAAATAAAACCAGAATTATCATTGGGATTTACCGTATCATCTTGGAAGATAAATCCAACAAAACTATTCTCATAGGGAATATTGTTTGCAAAATTATAATCAGAGGACCCGGCAGGTAACCCATTCAATGCAAAACCTACATTTGTTCCACTTAGAATATTATTACCTAATCCACCAGAAAACCGTACATTTCCCGTTATGTGATGATTGTTGACAGATGAATTTTCAATTGCGTAATTACTAGCTCTAAATATACCAATGTTTTCGAGAAGCATTTTGAAATCTGAGCTACCAGAACTGATCAAACCAATTCCAGAAACCATATTCACCAGAATTTGATTTGAAATGGTTAATCCGGAAATTTTCGCAGGTAAGGTTTCGAATGCAGTGATCGTCGCATTTGTTGAACTATTGGCTACGACCATATCTTTCAATACACTCCCGCCTATATTCGAACTTGTTGTAGAAATACTAACTCCATCGTCAGTAGAAGAATAAAGCACTGCATCTAAAAAACTGTTGTTCCAAATATGATTGTTCGTTCCTCCTGAAGATAAACTAATAACAGCGCCATCGATGTCTCCCGCAGTGAATGATGAAAATGTATTGTTCTGAATCAAACTTCCTGCAGTCATCCCAGCAGATGATAAGCTAAAAATATTTCCACTATTTTGTGTTGAAACTCGGGTCGACTGGTATAATCCTTGCGACCCTTGTATGGAGAATGTGGTTCCGCCCACTGCAGCTACCAAATTGGGAGACCACATAAATCGATTGGTTTCTGTCACTAAAACCAGTGGATTTACTGTGGGAAGAGATCCAAATTCACCTTCTAGATACTGAAAGTTCCCACTGAAGCGGAAGAACGGTGAAGAAGCCGCTAGAGACAAACTTGTATTTGACCTGAATATAATTCCCGTTCGATGGGATTGAATGTCGGAAGCACCTAACGAAGCTGTTGATTGGTCTAATAAATAAAGAGTCCCTACACTGGCATTCAATGTCCCACCTGCTAGTGGATAGGAAAGAATTGGATTGGTCCATGCGGAAGCTGATGGCGTTTTCCCAACCAACTGGTTTGTATGAAAAACAGAAACGGAAATGGGCCCGAAATGGTAACTCCCATTTTCAGAAACAACAAGATCTCCCAAATACTTTCCGGGTTTGATAGAAGTTGCAACAAAAACTAAACCGCCACCAGTTCTCTCAAAACATGTAAATTGCAAAGTACCTGTATTATCTTCCGCAAAATATCCATCACAGGATGCGGAATTGAATATTCCACCAGTGCCCTCTACAGATAACATTAAACCTGCATGCAAACAGGCACTATATCCACCTAACTCCGTACC is a genomic window of Leptospira bourretii containing:
- the pnuC gene encoding nicotinamide riboside transporter PnuC; the encoded protein is MENLSFYFSIEYPIVSLFGNPISFLELLGTTTGLLCVYLASKNHILTWPFGILTSICFFFLFFQIQLYSDMLLQIYFFGSSVYGWIVWRKRTGAYVKIRSLGTSKNLVLVFVILLGTYILGKITSRLPFWLPSIFVKPPEFLYWDAFTTVGSIVANFLLAKRKLESWFLWVFVDVVCIAIYSLKEIPFVTLEYIVFLLIAFYGCHHWYKELKQNQNVI